In Streptomyces sp. NBC_01707, a genomic segment contains:
- a CDS encoding LacI family DNA-binding transcriptional regulator: protein MSAPTVYDVAERSGVSIATVSRVYRNPDSVRAQTRERVLDAARELGYVPSGNARGLASRTTGVLGLCFPDYADPDAEADAEADSDADDAVMLYSDQIIRGMERAARRHGYALLIAASLEGGPESLVAKVAGRVDGFAVLAQTVPTEDLEVISRRLPVVMLAGPREIDHLDHIVVANADGERELARHLIEDHGLRRLAFIGGEVASPDAEARFRGFQEACRDAGLPVPDAPDMRAGMMTQAEGARTAEAMLDRYAGLSDTERPQAMLFANDQMAVGALRALERRGVRVPEDLAVTGFDGIPLSRIVRPPLTTVRQPIRQLGEQAVELLVQRLGDREREPVSLMLPVSLARRASCGCG from the coding sequence GTGAGTGCCCCAACGGTGTACGACGTCGCAGAGCGGTCGGGCGTCTCGATTGCGACGGTCTCGCGGGTCTACCGCAACCCCGACTCCGTGCGTGCCCAGACCCGCGAGCGGGTTCTCGACGCGGCCCGCGAGCTCGGATACGTACCCAGCGGGAACGCGCGGGGCCTGGCCAGCCGCACCACCGGGGTGCTCGGGCTCTGCTTCCCCGACTACGCCGACCCCGACGCCGAGGCCGACGCGGAGGCCGACAGCGACGCCGACGACGCGGTGATGCTCTACTCCGACCAGATCATCCGCGGCATGGAACGCGCGGCACGGCGACACGGGTACGCGCTGCTGATCGCCGCGTCGCTGGAGGGCGGACCCGAGAGCCTTGTCGCGAAGGTGGCCGGCCGCGTCGACGGCTTCGCGGTGCTGGCGCAGACCGTGCCGACCGAGGACCTCGAAGTGATCTCGCGCCGGCTGCCGGTGGTGATGCTCGCCGGACCGCGCGAGATCGACCACCTCGACCACATCGTCGTGGCCAACGCCGACGGCGAACGCGAACTGGCTCGCCATCTGATCGAGGACCACGGACTGCGCAGACTCGCCTTCATCGGGGGCGAGGTGGCGTCACCGGACGCCGAGGCGCGGTTCCGCGGCTTCCAGGAGGCCTGCCGCGACGCCGGACTCCCGGTGCCGGACGCACCGGACATGCGCGCCGGGATGATGACGCAGGCCGAAGGCGCCCGGACGGCGGAAGCCATGCTCGACCGGTACGCGGGCCTGAGTGACACCGAACGCCCGCAGGCCATGCTGTTCGCCAACGACCAGATGGCGGTGGGCGCCCTGCGCGCGCTGGAACGGCGCGGGGTGCGGGTGCCCGAGGATCTCGCCGTGACCGGGTTCGACGGGATCCCGCTGAGCCGGATCGTGCGGCCGCCGCTGACGACCGTACGGCAGCCGATCCGGCAGTTGGGCGAGCAGGCCGTGGAACTGCTCGTGCAGCGCCTGGGCGACCGGGAACGCGAGCCGGTGTCGCTGATGCTCCCGGTGTCCCTGGCCCGCAGGGCGAGCTGCGGCTGCGGCTGA
- a CDS encoding carbohydrate ABC transporter permease: protein MSTTTGKAAEPAKVQAGPGTSQSPAAGPQERRGGKRSSMGVQNAAGWLFSTPFLVLFTVFMAFPILATLLMSFTDFGLRNVTHPLDVNFIGFENYVNLFGDEKFLKSLFNTAYFVVIGVPLTIFLGLVVAVLLNNGIDRARTFFRVGFYAPVVTTIVAVAVVWRFVLDPSDGLIAGLFTEVGLTPPDFLGSETLAMPSMIAMAVWRNVGTVMVLFIAGLQAIPTEVREAAKLDGAGVWHEFRRITVPLLRPTLLYATVITTIGYLNVFEEPFVMTQGGPSDSTLTVSLNMYREGFNFFHMGYASAMAYVLFVVIMGITVLQLRLLKDNTK, encoded by the coding sequence ATGAGCACCACGACCGGAAAGGCCGCAGAGCCGGCCAAGGTGCAGGCCGGGCCGGGGACCTCCCAGTCCCCGGCCGCCGGGCCCCAGGAGCGCCGGGGTGGCAAGAGGTCGTCGATGGGTGTGCAGAACGCTGCCGGCTGGCTGTTCTCCACTCCCTTCCTCGTCCTCTTCACCGTCTTCATGGCGTTCCCGATCCTCGCCACCCTGCTGATGAGTTTCACCGACTTCGGGCTGCGCAATGTCACGCACCCGCTGGACGTGAATTTCATCGGCTTCGAGAACTACGTCAATCTGTTCGGCGACGAGAAGTTCCTCAAGTCGCTCTTCAACACGGCGTACTTCGTGGTCATCGGCGTCCCCCTGACGATCTTCCTCGGGCTGGTCGTCGCGGTGCTGCTGAACAACGGCATCGACCGGGCCCGGACCTTCTTCCGGGTCGGCTTCTACGCCCCGGTGGTCACCACCATCGTCGCCGTCGCCGTGGTCTGGCGGTTCGTCCTGGACCCGAGCGACGGGCTGATCGCCGGGCTCTTCACCGAAGTGGGACTCACCCCTCCGGACTTCCTCGGCTCCGAGACACTGGCGATGCCGTCGATGATCGCCATGGCGGTATGGCGCAACGTCGGCACGGTCATGGTGCTCTTCATCGCCGGACTGCAGGCCATTCCCACCGAGGTACGGGAAGCCGCGAAGCTCGACGGCGCCGGTGTCTGGCACGAGTTCCGCAGGATCACCGTGCCCCTGCTGCGGCCGACGCTGCTCTACGCCACCGTCATCACCACCATCGGCTACCTCAACGTCTTCGAGGAACCGTTCGTGATGACGCAGGGCGGCCCCTCGGACTCCACCCTCACCGTCTCACTGAACATGTACCGCGAGGGCTTCAACTTCTTCCACATGGGCTACGCGAGCGCCATGGCATATGTCCTCTTCGTAGTGATCATGGGCATCACTGTGCTCCAGCTCCGACTGCTGAAGGACAACACGAAATGA
- a CDS encoding carbohydrate ABC transporter permease → MSATRAPGAVPTAPSTEPIRPPGVKRTRKPKRLLIYVLLAVGLLIMSAPFLWMALSAFKTSSELSASPPVWIPTEWTLDNFRELLDKLDLPLYFMNSVIVAVLVTVSNLVFCSMLGYALAKLNFVGRNKIFGLVLGALMVPGNLMLLPLFVLMSRLQLIDSYAGLVLPFAAGAFGVFLMRQFMQSIPDELLEAARMDGAGEWYIFWRIVMPLVKPALATLSIFTFLGSWNNFVWPLIATNDPDKYTLPVALATFATDPNKAGGSNGMLMAGAFLVVLPVLILFIALQRHFTQGIATAGMK, encoded by the coding sequence ATGAGCGCCACCCGTGCACCCGGCGCCGTCCCGACGGCGCCGTCGACGGAGCCGATCAGGCCCCCGGGAGTGAAGAGGACCCGGAAGCCGAAGCGGCTGCTGATCTACGTCCTGCTCGCGGTCGGTCTGTTGATCATGTCCGCACCGTTCCTCTGGATGGCGCTCTCGGCCTTCAAGACGTCGAGCGAACTGTCGGCCAGCCCACCCGTGTGGATCCCCACCGAGTGGACCCTGGACAACTTCCGGGAGCTGCTCGACAAGCTCGATCTGCCGCTGTACTTCATGAACTCCGTCATCGTGGCGGTGCTGGTCACCGTCTCGAACCTGGTGTTCTGCTCGATGCTCGGCTACGCCCTGGCCAAGCTGAACTTCGTCGGCCGCAACAAGATCTTCGGGCTGGTCCTGGGCGCCCTGATGGTGCCCGGCAACCTGATGCTGCTGCCGCTCTTCGTGCTGATGAGCAGGCTCCAACTGATCGACAGCTACGCGGGACTTGTGCTGCCCTTCGCCGCGGGAGCCTTCGGTGTCTTCCTGATGCGGCAGTTCATGCAGTCGATCCCGGACGAGCTGCTGGAAGCGGCCCGGATGGACGGCGCCGGCGAGTGGTACATCTTCTGGCGGATCGTGATGCCACTGGTGAAGCCCGCCCTCGCAACGCTCTCGATCTTCACCTTCCTCGGTTCCTGGAACAACTTCGTCTGGCCGCTGATCGCGACCAACGACCCGGACAAATACACCCTTCCGGTCGCGCTCGCGACGTTCGCCACGGACCCCAACAAGGCCGGTGGCTCCAACGGCATGCTGATGGCCGGAGCGTTCCTGGTCGTGCTGCCGGTGCTGATCCTGTTCATCGCACTGCAGCGGCACTTCACCCAGGGCATCGCCACGGCGGGCATGAAGTAG
- a CDS encoding isochorismatase family protein produces MTATTLDPKTALVVVDLQKGIVALPTAHPAADIIANSATLADAFRAKGLPVVLVRVTGGAPGRTEGAPRSGQPAADWADIVPELGPRDGDIVVTKQQWGAFYGTDLDLQLRRRGVTQVVVTGIATSIGVESTARAANEHGYNVTVVTDAVTDMDGGAHDNSIEKIFPRLGETDTTEAVVKLLG; encoded by the coding sequence ATGACCGCCACCACCCTGGACCCGAAGACCGCCCTGGTCGTCGTCGATCTTCAGAAGGGCATCGTCGCCCTCCCTACCGCCCACCCCGCCGCCGACATCATCGCGAACTCCGCGACCCTCGCCGACGCGTTCCGCGCCAAGGGTCTCCCGGTCGTTCTGGTCCGGGTCACCGGCGGCGCCCCCGGCCGCACCGAGGGCGCCCCGCGTTCCGGGCAGCCGGCCGCCGATTGGGCCGACATCGTCCCCGAGCTCGGCCCGCGCGACGGCGACATCGTGGTCACCAAGCAGCAGTGGGGCGCCTTCTACGGCACCGACCTCGACCTTCAGCTGCGCCGCCGCGGTGTCACCCAGGTCGTGGTGACGGGCATCGCCACCAGCATCGGCGTGGAGTCCACCGCCCGGGCCGCGAACGAGCACGGCTACAACGTCACCGTCGTCACGGACGCGGTCACCGACATGGACGGCGGCGCCCACGACAACAGCATCGAGAAGATCTTCCCGCGGCTCGGCGAGACGGACACCACCGAGGCGGTCGTCAAGCTGCTCGGCTGA
- a CDS encoding MarR family winged helix-turn-helix transcriptional regulator, translating into MQESSSETTAAEPGGEPGAEQVATQLASVVSRLLRRLRTTSSDSLLTPTQRSVLARLDQDGPTTTAALARAEYVRPQSMRLTLGALESQGLVERAPDPADGRKSVMSITDVGRTTLGAVRAAKHNWLAEAIAAELDGAERRTVAEATALLDRLVER; encoded by the coding sequence ATGCAGGAGTCATCGTCCGAAACCACCGCCGCAGAGCCGGGCGGCGAGCCCGGCGCGGAGCAGGTCGCGACGCAGCTGGCGTCCGTCGTCAGCCGGCTGCTGCGCCGGCTGCGCACCACATCGTCGGACAGCCTGCTCACCCCGACCCAGCGTTCGGTGCTCGCCCGTCTCGACCAGGACGGCCCGACCACCACGGCCGCGCTGGCCCGTGCCGAGTACGTGCGGCCCCAGTCCATGCGGCTGACCCTCGGGGCGCTGGAGAGTCAGGGTCTCGTCGAGCGGGCGCCGGATCCTGCCGACGGCCGGAAGTCGGTCATGTCCATCACGGACGTCGGCCGGACCACGCTCGGCGCGGTCCGGGCCGCCAAGCACAACTGGCTCGCCGAAGCGATCGCCGCCGAACTCGACGGGGCCGAGCGCCGTACCGTCGCCGAGGCCACGGCTCTCCTGGACCGCCTGGTCGAGCGGTGA
- a CDS encoding sugar ABC transporter substrate-binding protein, protein MSRTARTASVGIAVALAFGITACGSSGADVAADKKQTLTVWAMGAEGEKLADVAKVYEKSHPNITVKVTPVGWDVAHQKLVSAAAAGTMPDVAQMGGSYMGEFSELGVLEPVDTKTFDKEDFFPSGWNQGEVDGTAYGVPWYVDTRVLYYRTDLAEKAGIDKAPTNWKEMQDLATAYQKKAGTKWGLSIQPSGLDTVQNFYSFLYSAGGEIVDDKGEAVIDSPEAVKALKEYGTYFDKGLSNKSVAPGYDVVKDFGNGRVPMFFGGPWHVTLLNEGQPQIKGKWAVANVPADKSSVSMAGGSSLVVSKDSEHKAAATEFIKYLTDAKGQADWYKRTKDLPANTAAWTSGALAGDADLQVFKKQMDTAKAAPSLAKWTEITDKVDQAIAKVTQGKASAEDALKTAQSQIEGLVK, encoded by the coding sequence ATGTCCCGCACCGCCAGAACCGCTTCGGTCGGTATCGCAGTCGCGCTCGCATTCGGTATCACTGCATGCGGCAGTTCCGGTGCCGACGTCGCCGCGGACAAGAAGCAGACGCTCACCGTCTGGGCCATGGGGGCCGAGGGCGAGAAGCTCGCGGATGTGGCGAAGGTCTACGAGAAGTCGCACCCGAACATCACCGTCAAGGTCACCCCGGTCGGCTGGGACGTCGCCCACCAGAAGCTCGTCTCCGCGGCCGCCGCCGGCACCATGCCGGACGTGGCGCAGATGGGCGGCAGCTACATGGGCGAGTTCTCCGAACTCGGTGTCCTGGAGCCGGTGGACACCAAGACCTTCGACAAGGAGGACTTCTTCCCGTCCGGCTGGAATCAGGGTGAGGTGGACGGCACCGCGTACGGCGTGCCGTGGTACGTCGACACCCGCGTCCTCTACTACCGCACCGACCTGGCCGAGAAGGCCGGCATCGACAAGGCCCCGACCAACTGGAAGGAGATGCAGGACCTCGCCACCGCGTACCAGAAGAAGGCCGGTACCAAGTGGGGCCTGTCCATCCAGCCCAGTGGCCTGGACACGGTGCAGAACTTCTACTCCTTCCTCTACTCGGCCGGCGGCGAGATCGTCGACGACAAGGGCGAAGCCGTCATCGACAGCCCCGAGGCCGTCAAGGCGCTCAAGGAGTACGGCACGTACTTCGACAAGGGCCTCTCCAACAAGTCCGTGGCGCCCGGCTACGACGTGGTGAAGGACTTCGGCAACGGCCGCGTCCCGATGTTCTTCGGCGGCCCCTGGCACGTCACCCTGCTGAACGAGGGCCAGCCGCAGATCAAGGGCAAGTGGGCGGTGGCCAACGTCCCCGCCGACAAGTCCTCCGTCTCCATGGCGGGCGGCTCCTCCCTGGTGGTTTCCAAGGACAGTGAGCACAAGGCCGCTGCCACGGAGTTCATCAAGTACCTGACCGACGCCAAGGGCCAGGCCGACTGGTACAAGCGCACCAAGGACCTGCCCGCCAACACCGCGGCCTGGACCTCCGGAGCCCTCGCTGGCGACGCCGACCTCCAGGTCTTCAAGAAGCAGATGGACACCGCCAAGGCCGCTCCCTCGCTCGCCAAGTGGACCGAGATCACCGACAAGGTCGACCAGGCCATCGCGAAGGTCACCCAGGGCAAGGCTTCCGCCGAGGACGCGCTGAAGACGGCGCAGTCCCAGATCGAAGGCCTCGTGAAGTAG
- a CDS encoding acetylxylan esterase, protein MTSFAHDLPFDPSYGYTRDELLSVPAPAAPDDFAAFWRARHDEARKVATEPEIGPLEDERDGLRIHGVTFTSVGGIRLGGWLARPAEGAAEHGFVIGHGYGGRQEPGADLPLPLPRSAVILPCVRGMGGRGLWPGIPDVADVHVRHGIESRDTYVIGDCVADLWCAASALHELVPELAPGGAPGAPRLGYLGESFGGGLGALALPWDDRFGAAQLTVPTFGNHPLRLTLRCVGSGESLRAYHREHPQVTEVLRYFDAATAAAQLRLPTLVAAALFDPSVPPPGQFAVHNALAGPRELQVLSAGHFEHEGLAGEAARLRGNRERFFRAHLG, encoded by the coding sequence ATGACTTCGTTTGCGCATGATCTCCCGTTCGATCCGTCCTACGGGTACACGCGGGACGAGCTCCTGAGCGTCCCCGCGCCCGCGGCCCCGGATGATTTCGCGGCCTTCTGGCGAGCCCGCCACGATGAGGCCCGCAAGGTTGCCACGGAGCCGGAGATCGGTCCGCTGGAGGACGAGCGGGACGGGCTGCGGATCCATGGTGTGACGTTCACCTCCGTGGGCGGGATCCGGCTCGGCGGCTGGCTCGCCCGGCCCGCGGAGGGCGCCGCGGAGCACGGGTTCGTCATCGGCCACGGGTACGGGGGCCGGCAGGAGCCGGGGGCCGATCTGCCCCTGCCCCTGCCCCGGTCCGCCGTGATCCTGCCCTGCGTGCGTGGCATGGGCGGTCGCGGTCTGTGGCCGGGCATCCCCGATGTGGCCGACGTGCACGTGCGTCACGGCATCGAGTCGCGTGACACGTACGTCATCGGCGACTGCGTGGCAGATCTGTGGTGTGCCGCGTCGGCGCTGCACGAACTCGTTCCGGAGCTGGCTCCCGGGGGTGCTCCGGGGGCTCCCCGGCTCGGCTACCTCGGGGAGAGCTTCGGCGGCGGGCTCGGTGCGCTGGCCCTGCCGTGGGACGACCGGTTCGGTGCCGCGCAGCTGACGGTGCCCACGTTCGGCAACCACCCGTTGCGGCTCACACTGCGGTGCGTCGGCAGCGGTGAGTCGTTGCGCGCGTATCACCGGGAGCATCCCCAGGTCACCGAGGTGCTGCGGTACTTCGACGCTGCGACGGCCGCCGCGCAGCTGAGGCTGCCGACACTGGTGGCGGCGGCGCTGTTCGATCCCTCGGTGCCGCCGCCCGGCCAGTTCGCCGTACACAACGCGCTCGCCGGACCGCGTGAACTGCAGGTGCTGAGTGCGGGCCATTTCGAGCACGAGGGGCTTGCCGGGGAGGCGGCGCGGCTGCGGGGGAACCGGGAGCGCTTCTTCCGGGCGCATCTGGGCTAG
- a CDS encoding MFS transporter has protein sequence MADTSAAGRLPATSSGRPAVTGPGFSARLTAPLLLGSLLNPLNTTMISTALVAIAHTFGIGAADTAWLISVLYLASAVAQPVLGKLADALGPRRVFLAGLVVVIASGLVGTFAPGFGWLIASRLLLGIGTSAAYPAAMAVLRDESRRIGRATPRPVLARLSFAALGSAAIGPTLGGLLVMVVGWRGIFAVNVPVALIALGSALLWIPADPPRTREADGRVPRVDLDPLGIGLFSTALTVLVFFLLDLAHPMWWLLAPFAALTGVLVWWQLRRPRPFIDLRMLASNAALARTYLRHGLSYLLIYCVMYGFTQWLEEARGYSSGHTGLLMLPMSLAALVCSLLGARTKGIRGPLALACVLLTVGSGVLMFLSGSAPLAVVLLAGACFGIPQGLIGTSNQAAVQAYAPPESIGSAAGLQRTAQYIGAITASSLIALAYGRSASDSGLHLMAAVSVVLGLLLIVLTVTDRALRTRT, from the coding sequence GTGGCGGACACCTCCGCCGCCGGCCGCCTCCCGGCCACTTCCTCCGGCCGTCCCGCAGTCACCGGCCCCGGTTTCAGCGCGCGCCTCACCGCGCCGCTGCTCCTCGGCTCCCTGCTCAACCCGCTCAACACCACCATGATCTCCACCGCCCTGGTGGCGATCGCCCACACCTTCGGCATCGGGGCCGCCGACACCGCCTGGCTCATCTCGGTCCTCTACCTCGCCAGCGCCGTCGCCCAGCCCGTTCTCGGCAAGCTCGCCGACGCCCTCGGCCCCCGGCGCGTCTTCCTCGCCGGTCTGGTCGTCGTGATCGCCTCCGGTCTGGTCGGGACGTTCGCGCCGGGTTTCGGCTGGCTCATCGCATCCCGGTTGCTGCTCGGCATCGGTACGTCGGCCGCCTACCCGGCCGCCATGGCGGTGCTGCGCGACGAGTCCCGGCGGATCGGCCGCGCCACCCCACGTCCCGTCCTGGCCCGGCTCTCCTTCGCCGCGCTCGGCAGCGCCGCCATCGGGCCCACGCTCGGCGGGCTGCTCGTCATGGTCGTCGGCTGGCGGGGCATCTTCGCCGTCAACGTGCCCGTCGCCCTCATCGCACTCGGCTCCGCGCTGCTCTGGATCCCGGCGGATCCGCCGCGCACGCGTGAGGCCGACGGCCGCGTGCCCCGCGTCGACCTGGATCCGCTCGGCATCGGCCTCTTCTCCACCGCCTTGACCGTGCTGGTCTTCTTCCTGCTCGATCTCGCCCACCCGATGTGGTGGCTGCTCGCGCCCTTCGCCGCGCTGACCGGTGTGCTGGTGTGGTGGCAGCTGCGCCGCCCACGGCCGTTCATCGACCTGCGGATGCTCGCGAGCAACGCAGCGCTCGCCCGGACGTATCTGCGGCACGGACTGAGCTACCTGTTGATCTACTGCGTGATGTACGGATTCACGCAGTGGTTGGAAGAGGCACGCGGCTACTCCTCCGGCCACACCGGACTGCTGATGCTGCCGATGTCACTCGCCGCACTGGTCTGTTCGCTGCTCGGGGCCCGGACGAAGGGCATCCGCGGCCCACTCGCGCTGGCCTGTGTGCTGCTCACCGTCGGGTCCGGGGTGCTGATGTTCCTCTCCGGTTCCGCGCCGCTCGCCGTAGTGCTGCTCGCCGGGGCCTGCTTCGGCATCCCGCAGGGGCTGATCGGTACGAGCAACCAGGCCGCCGTCCAGGCGTACGCGCCGCCCGAGAGCATCGGGTCCGCCGCCGGACTCCAGCGCACCGCCCAGTACATCGGGGCCATCACCGCGTCCAGCCTGATCGCCCTCGCCTACGGCCGGTCGGCGAGCGACAGCGGGCTCCATCTCATGGCAGCGGTCTCGGTCGTACTCGGCCTGCTGCTGATCGTCCTGACCGTCACCGACCGCGCCCTGCGCACCCGCACCTGA
- a CDS encoding glycoside hydrolase family 1 protein, with amino-acid sequence MTHTQVPFPEGFLWGASTAAHQIEGNNTNSDWWVKEHAAGTHIQEPSLDACDSYHRWHEDMDVLAGLGFTDYRFSIEWARIEPAEGRFSRAELAHYRRMVEGAVSRGLRPMITLHHFTVPQWFEARGGWTAEGATELFARYVAACAPVIGQDVSHVCTINEPNMIAVMAGQAKRGDNSFPPAGLPTPDDETTQAVIAAHHAAVKEVRAINAGIQVGWTIANQVYQALPGAEDVTTAYRHPREDVFIEASRGDDWIGVQSYTRTKIGADGPIPAADGVERTLTQWEYYPSAVGYALRHTAEVVGGDVPLIVTENGIATDDDSRRIDYYTGALNEVAAALQDGLNIQGYLAWSALDNYEWGSYKPTFGLIGWDPETFERLPKPSAVWLGEMGRTRTLPRIAD; translated from the coding sequence ATGACTCACACCCAGGTCCCGTTCCCCGAAGGCTTCCTGTGGGGTGCCTCCACGGCCGCCCACCAGATCGAGGGCAACAACACCAACAGCGACTGGTGGGTGAAGGAGCACGCCGCGGGCACCCACATCCAGGAGCCCAGCCTGGACGCCTGCGACAGCTACCACCGCTGGCACGAGGACATGGACGTGCTCGCCGGACTGGGCTTCACCGACTACCGGTTCTCCATCGAGTGGGCGCGCATCGAGCCGGCCGAGGGCCGGTTCTCCCGGGCCGAGCTCGCCCACTACCGCCGCATGGTCGAAGGCGCCGTTTCGCGCGGCCTGCGTCCGATGATCACGCTGCACCACTTCACCGTGCCGCAGTGGTTCGAGGCGCGCGGCGGCTGGACCGCCGAAGGTGCCACCGAGCTCTTCGCCCGGTACGTCGCCGCCTGCGCACCGGTGATCGGCCAGGACGTCAGCCACGTCTGCACCATCAACGAGCCCAACATGATCGCCGTGATGGCCGGCCAGGCCAAGCGTGGCGACAACAGCTTCCCGCCGGCGGGTCTGCCGACTCCGGACGACGAGACCACCCAGGCCGTCATCGCCGCCCACCACGCGGCCGTCAAGGAGGTCAGGGCGATCAACGCCGGCATCCAGGTCGGCTGGACCATCGCCAACCAGGTCTACCAGGCCCTGCCCGGCGCCGAGGACGTCACCACCGCGTACCGCCACCCGCGCGAGGACGTCTTCATCGAGGCATCCCGCGGCGACGACTGGATCGGCGTCCAGTCCTACACCCGTACCAAGATCGGAGCCGACGGCCCGATCCCGGCGGCCGACGGCGTCGAGCGCACCCTTACGCAGTGGGAGTACTACCCGTCCGCGGTGGGCTACGCGCTGCGCCACACCGCCGAGGTCGTCGGCGGCGACGTACCGCTGATCGTGACCGAGAACGGCATCGCGACCGATGACGACAGCCGTCGCATCGACTACTACACCGGGGCGCTGAACGAGGTCGCCGCCGCGCTGCAGGACGGCCTCAACATCCAGGGCTACCTGGCGTGGAGCGCTCTCGACAACTACGAGTGGGGCTCCTACAAGCCCACCTTCGGCCTGATCGGCTGGGACCCGGAGACCTTCGAGCGCCTGCCGAAGCCGTCCGCCGTCTGGCTGGGCGAGATGGGCCGCACCCGCACACTGCCGCGCATCGCCGACTGA
- a CDS encoding succinate dehydrogenase/fumarate reductase iron-sulfur subunit → MSSYDARFRVWRGDPDGGGLEDFTVEVNDGEVVLDIIHRIQATQAGDLAVRWNCKAGKCGSCSAEINGRPRLMCMTRMSVFGREETITVTPLRAFPVVRDLVTDVTFNYIKAREVPAFVPPEGVKAGDYRMQQVDVDRSQEFRKCIECFLCQDTCHVVRDHEENKTAFAGPRFLMRVAELDMHPLDAAAESGLDRKATAQEEHGLGYCNITKCCTEVCPEHIKITDNALIPLKERAVDRKYDPLVWLGNKIGRRRDAP, encoded by the coding sequence GTGAGCAGCTACGACGCACGGTTCAGGGTGTGGCGCGGGGACCCCGACGGCGGCGGCCTGGAGGACTTCACGGTCGAGGTGAACGACGGGGAGGTCGTCCTCGACATCATCCACCGGATCCAGGCCACCCAGGCGGGCGATCTGGCGGTGCGCTGGAACTGCAAGGCGGGCAAGTGCGGTTCGTGCAGTGCGGAGATCAACGGACGGCCGCGGCTGATGTGCATGACCCGCATGTCGGTGTTCGGCCGGGAGGAGACGATCACCGTCACTCCGCTGCGGGCGTTCCCGGTGGTCCGCGATCTGGTGACGGACGTGACGTTCAACTACATCAAGGCGCGGGAAGTGCCCGCCTTCGTACCGCCGGAAGGGGTGAAGGCGGGCGACTACCGGATGCAGCAGGTCGATGTGGACCGCTCGCAGGAGTTCCGCAAGTGCATCGAGTGCTTCCTGTGCCAGGACACCTGCCACGTGGTCCGCGATCACGAGGAGAACAAGACGGCGTTCGCCGGACCGCGCTTCCTGATGCGGGTCGCCGAGCTGGACATGCACCCCCTGGACGCCGCTGCCGAGTCGGGACTCGACCGGAAGGCGACGGCGCAGGAGGAGCACGGGCTGGGCTACTGCAACATCACCAAGTGCTGTACGGAGGTGTGTCCCGAGCACATCAAGATCACGGACAACGCGCTGATCCCGCTGAAGGAGCGCGCGGTGGACCGCAAGTACGACCCACTGGTGTGGCTGGGGAACAAGATCGGCCGACGCCGGGACGCCCCCTGA